The genome window ACCGAGCTGACCACCCGCCGGGCCTACGATCTGCTGTCGGATGCCTTCGGCCCCGGCTCCAACGGCCCGCTCCTGGTGGCCGCCAGCTTCGACGACTCGCAGGCTGCGCTTCCCAGGCTGACCGCGCTCGCCACCCAGCTGGCCGCCGACCCGGGGGTCGCCAGCGTCAGCCCGGTCATCCCCAACGAAACGGCCAACCCCCAGGACGCCGACGCTGCGATCATCCAGGTGATCGGCAAGTACGCCCCCCAGGACGAGAGGACCGACGAGCTCGTCCACCACCTGCGGGACGACATCATCTCCAAGGCGGACGGGGACGGCCTGGAGATCCACGCCGGCGGGCCGGCTGCAATCGGCGTCGACCTGACCGACAAGCTCACCGAGCGGCTCCCCTACTTCTTCGGTGGGGTGATCCTGCTGAGTTTCCTGCTGCTGATGATGGCCTTCCGGTCGATCCTCGTGCCCTTGAAGGCCGCCCTCATGAACCTGATCGCCATAGCGGCGGCGTTCGGGGTTCTGGTCGCAATCTTCCAATGGGGCTGGTGGCCGGCCGAGCTGATCGGAGTCGACCGCACGGGGCCCATCGCAGCCTTCACCCCGATGCTGCTCTTCGCGATCCTGTTCGGCCTGTCCATGGACTACGAGGTCTTCCTGCTCTCCCGGATCAAGGAGGAGCACGACAGCGGCAAGCCGAACGACCAGGCGGTGGCCGACGGGCTCGCCTCCACCGCCCGGGTCATCACGGCGGCTGCTGCGATCATGGTCACCGTGTTCTTCTCGTTCGTCCTGGGCGAGGACCCCAACGCCAAGCTGGTCGGCCTGGGCCTGGCGGCGGCGGTGCTGATCGACGCAACCCTCGTCCGCATGATCCTGGTGCCGGCGACCATGGAGCTGCTCGGCGAGGCCAACTGGTACCTGCCCCGGTGGCTGGACAAGATCCTGCCGAAATTCAGCATCGAAGGAGAGGAAGACGTTCCCGGACTGGCGACCCAGCAGATCGTCGACGAGGAGTCCGAGCTCGTTGCCGCCGCCCCCGAGCGGCAGTACCGCACCGTCGAGCCCCGTCCCGAGCAGCCGATGCCGAGGCACCACGCCTACCCGGCGCCGCCTCCACCGCCTGCGGCAGCGCCGGCTCGGGACGGCAGGCCGCTCCGCAAGGCACCGAGGTACGGTCCCACCGCCCTGGACCGGGTGCTGCGGGACCTGCCGTTCAAGGCCGGGGTGGGCGACGTGAGGTCGAACCTGGAGGAGGTGGCGCGGGCCACCTACAACCACTTCCGGTCCGGCGAGATCGGCCCCTCGGTCGACGTCTCCCGGGTCAGCGGGTACCTGGCGCTGGAGCAGCGCCTGGGGCGGATCGGCAGCATCACCAACCCCGAGCACGCCGCCCAGCTGCTAATCGGCGCGGTCGCCGCCAAAGCGTTGACCGCCAACGGCGACCAGTCCGGCGGCGACGACTACGCCCGGGCGGCGGTGAAGATCGTGCTGGAAGGCATCGGCAAGCGGGACTGACCAAAGGAGGAGGCGTGGGCAAATCCAGACCGAACCGGGTGACTGCGGACCTCACGCAGTACCCGGACCTGGTTGTGATCTACCTGGGGATGCGGGTCAACTCCCCGCGCGGCTTTCCCACCCTGATGAAGTTTGCGCCGCCGATCATGAAGAAGGCGTTGACCCCCACCCCGGATGG of Actinomycetota bacterium contains these proteins:
- a CDS encoding MMPL family transporter, giving the protein MLEGLARFSYRHKVLMLFIWIVVLVGIGGLNQAFGAKLNNNFNLPGTETQRAFDILEEKMPGRSGDTGQIVFRAENGIAAVRERMEAGFEAAEEASGEDLAALISPYSQEGARQVAPAGPSAGKIAYAELQFNKNFAELPLELSDEIIEAVDEAVDPDSQLTVEYGGPPFQELAPPLGKNELYGLGFAVLILLVSFGSLLAMGLPILTALFGVGIGVTGLTLLANVMDVVTFAPLVASMIGLGVGIDYALFIVTRYRNGLKEGLSVEDAVVKAMTTAGRAVVFAAITVIISLLGMFIMELSFVYGLAVGAGIAVLVTMLASITLLPALMAMVGRRIDSLSIHFKRKGKPAKPKESAFWYRWSRGIQRHPIISAILCLAVLGVLAAPTLSIRLGNQDAGNGPTELTTRRAYDLLSDAFGPGSNGPLLVAASFDDSQAALPRLTALATQLAADPGVASVSPVIPNETANPQDADAAIIQVIGKYAPQDERTDELVHHLRDDIISKADGDGLEIHAGGPAAIGVDLTDKLTERLPYFFGGVILLSFLLLMMAFRSILVPLKAALMNLIAIAAAFGVLVAIFQWGWWPAELIGVDRTGPIAAFTPMLLFAILFGLSMDYEVFLLSRIKEEHDSGKPNDQAVADGLASTARVITAAAAIMVTVFFSFVLGEDPNAKLVGLGLAAAVLIDATLVRMILVPATMELLGEANWYLPRWLDKILPKFSIEGEEDVPGLATQQIVDEESELVAAAPERQYRTVEPRPEQPMPRHHAYPAPPPPPAAAPARDGRPLRKAPRYGPTALDRVLRDLPFKAGVGDVRSNLEEVARATYNHFRSGEIGPSVDVSRVSGYLALEQRLGRIGSITNPEHAAQLLIGAVAAKALTANGDQSGGDDYARAAVKIVLEGIGKRD